A genomic window from Brassica oleracea var. oleracea cultivar TO1000 chromosome C8, BOL, whole genome shotgun sequence includes:
- the LOC106312632 gene encoding armadillo repeat-containing kinesin-like protein 1 isoform X1, translating into MAEIRHVCSLSSEEAHVFRSDGCFTWWEELDKRMKEDLPKGPSESTILSVASSAIANLAMNEKSQDLIMNKGGAQLLARNGSWCTCQFMRKRKVSQAPERRGSVTEIVRISVESGRDDSGSLARKILRSKA; encoded by the exons ATGGCTGAGATCCGACATGTATGCTCTCTGTCTTCGGAGGAAGCTCATGTCTTCCGGTCTGACGGGTGTTTCACGTGGTGGGAAGAGCTG GACAAGCGTATGAAGGAAGATCTTCCAAAAGGACCATCAGAATCAACAATTCTTAGCGTGGCTTCTAGTGCAATCGCTAATTTGGCAATGAACG AGAAGAGTCAAGATCTAATAATGAATAAAGGAGGTGCTCAACTGCTAGCAAGGAATGGTAGCTGGTGCACTTGCCAATTTATGCGGAAAAG AAAAGTTTCTCAAGCTCCTGAAAGAAGAGGAAGCGTGACAGAGATCGTAAGAATATCAGTGGAGTCAGGTAGAGATGACAGTGGCAGTTTAGCACGGAAGATACTCAGATCAAAAGCATGA
- the LOC106312632 gene encoding uncharacterized protein LOC106312632 isoform X2, whose protein sequence is MAEIRHVCSLSSEEAHVFRSDGCFTWWEELVSSSLSHDKRMKEDLPKGPSESTILSVASSAIANLAMNEKSQDLIMNKGGAQLLARNGSWCTCQFMRKSFSSS, encoded by the exons ATGGCTGAGATCCGACATGTATGCTCTCTGTCTTCGGAGGAAGCTCATGTCTTCCGGTCTGACGGGTGTTTCACGTGGTGGGAAGAGCTGGTATCTTCCTCATTGTCTCAT GACAAGCGTATGAAGGAAGATCTTCCAAAAGGACCATCAGAATCAACAATTCTTAGCGTGGCTTCTAGTGCAATCGCTAATTTGGCAATGAACG AGAAGAGTCAAGATCTAATAATGAATAAAGGAGGTGCTCAACTGCTAGCAAGGAATGGTAGCTGGTGCACTTGCCAATTTATGCGGAAAAG TTTCTCAAGCTCCTGA